One window from the genome of Deinococcus sp. NW-56 encodes:
- a CDS encoding YitT family protein, whose protein sequence is MPRPAPLAAATRLPTPGRYGLLVFGLALYGLALRLMVDARVGVAPWEALHLGVTRHLPLTLGTVSILTGVGIVAFTALFLRERIGPGTVLNVLVIGLFLDLLAPLVPDPSGFLARWVQFGLGVGLLGLATGTYVAAGLGAGPRDGLVLGLSRRTGWDVARVRGGIELVVLALGWLLGGLVGWGTLAFALASGPAMRAGLGLYGLGRTPQPSAAEPTHSVGETV, encoded by the coding sequence ATGCCCCGCCCCGCGCCCCTCGCCGCCGCCACGCGCCTGCCCACGCCGGGGCGCTACGGCCTGCTGGTCTTTGGCCTGGCCCTGTACGGCCTCGCCCTGCGGCTGATGGTGGACGCGCGGGTGGGCGTGGCCCCGTGGGAAGCCCTTCACCTCGGGGTGACGCGGCACCTCCCGCTGACGCTGGGCACGGTCAGCATCCTGACCGGCGTGGGGATCGTGGCGTTCACGGCGCTCTTCCTGCGCGAGCGGATCGGGCCGGGGACCGTGCTGAACGTGCTGGTGATCGGCCTCTTCTTGGACCTGTTGGCGCCGCTGGTGCCCGACCCCTCCGGCTTCCTGGCCCGCTGGGTGCAGTTCGGCCTCGGCGTCGGCCTGTTGGGACTGGCGACGGGCACCTACGTCGCGGCGGGGTTGGGGGCCGGGCCGCGTGACGGGCTGGTGCTGGGCCTCAGCCGCCGCACGGGCTGGGACGTGGCGCGGGTGCGCGGGGGGATTGAGCTGGTCGTGCTGGCGCTGGGGTGGCTGCTGGGTGGGCTGGTGGGCTGGGGCACCCTGGCCTTCGCGCTGGCGAGCGGCCCGGCGATGCGGGCGGGGCTGGGGCTGTATGGGCTGGGGCGAACTCCCCAGCCTTCCGCAGCAGAACCTACACATTCGGTGGGCGAGACCGTTTAA
- a CDS encoding DUF2231 domain-containing protein — translation MDSQINDRFEDTLSQHDRLEALADTLQPKVRELLDALPDSVEAVLHGEPLGHPLHPILIHLPLGGWIVAGLLDFLPGGSPENEAAADRALLLGTVGSVAAIAAGWTDWANTRGEARRTGLIHGTVNEVAFLLNVASLLARKRHKRRLGKVLSGTALGLAGLGGFLGGQLVYRHGLGVGKTLAHPQG, via the coding sequence ATGGACTCGCAGATCAACGACCGCTTCGAGGACACCCTCAGCCAGCACGACCGGCTGGAAGCCCTGGCCGACACGTTGCAGCCCAAGGTGCGCGAGCTGCTGGACGCCCTGCCCGACTCGGTGGAGGCCGTGCTGCACGGGGAGCCGCTGGGCCACCCCCTCCACCCCATCCTGATTCACCTGCCGCTGGGAGGGTGGATCGTGGCGGGACTGCTGGACTTCCTGCCGGGAGGCTCGCCGGAGAACGAGGCCGCCGCCGACCGGGCGCTGCTGCTGGGCACGGTGGGTTCGGTGGCCGCCATCGCCGCCGGGTGGACCGACTGGGCGAACACGCGCGGCGAGGCGCGGCGCACCGGCCTGATTCACGGCACGGTGAACGAGGTGGCCTTCCTCCTCAACGTGGCCTCGCTGCTGGCCCGCAAGCGCCACAAGCGGCGGCTGGGCAAGGTGCTGTCGGGCACGGCGCTGGGGCTGGCGGGGCTGGGGGGCTTCCTGGGTGGACAGCTCGTCTACCGCCACGGCCTCGGCGTGGGCAAGAC